In Quercus lobata isolate SW786 chromosome 12, ValleyOak3.0 Primary Assembly, whole genome shotgun sequence, a genomic segment contains:
- the LOC115971309 gene encoding uncharacterized protein LOC115971309 isoform X1, whose translation MRYVKPLNLFHDLLTSKAVKRGRLLGLDVGDKYVGLAVSDTHNKIASPLSVLLRKKSNIDLMVSDFQSLISELSLVGFVVGCPFDRRRSAPDAVQVKLFIDDLCKTGKLKGLNYTYWDESFTSKNVELLLKPLNLHPVQSKTIIDKFAAVGILQGYLDYVNRKMKLEAAE comes from the exons ATGAGGTACGTGAAGCCGTTGAACTTGTTCCATGATTTGCTCACGTCAAAAGCTGTAAAACGGGGTCGTTTGCTTGGTCTGGATGTTGGTGATAAGTATGTTGGACTTGCTGTTTCAGACACTCACAATAAGATAGCTTCACCTCTAAG TGTTCTGCTAAGGAAGAAATCGAATATTGATCTAATGGTTAGTGACTTTCAAAGTCTG ATCTCTGAACTTTCTCTGGTGGGCTTTGTTGTTGGCTGCCCTTTCGACAGACGAAGAAGTGCTCCTGAT GCTGTGCAAGTGAAGCTTTTCATTGATGATCTCTGTAAAACGGGGAAACTCAAAGGTTTAAACTACACGTATTGGGATGAGAGTTTTACATCTAAG AATGTGGAATTACTGTTAAAGCCTTTGAATTTACATCCAGTCCAGTCAAAGACAATAATTGACAAGTTTGCTGCTGTGGGAATACTCCAG GGATACCTGGATTATGTTAACAGGAAGATGAAGTTGGAAGCAGCAGAGTAA
- the LOC115971309 gene encoding uncharacterized protein LOC115971309 isoform X2: MRYVKPLNLFHDLLTSKAVKRGRLLGLDVGDKYVGLAVSDTHNKIASPLSVLLRKKSNIDLMVSDFQSLISELSLVGFVVGCPFDRRRSAPDNVELLLKPLNLHPVQSKTIIDKFAAVGILQGYLDYVNRKMKLEAAE, encoded by the exons ATGAGGTACGTGAAGCCGTTGAACTTGTTCCATGATTTGCTCACGTCAAAAGCTGTAAAACGGGGTCGTTTGCTTGGTCTGGATGTTGGTGATAAGTATGTTGGACTTGCTGTTTCAGACACTCACAATAAGATAGCTTCACCTCTAAG TGTTCTGCTAAGGAAGAAATCGAATATTGATCTAATGGTTAGTGACTTTCAAAGTCTG ATCTCTGAACTTTCTCTGGTGGGCTTTGTTGTTGGCTGCCCTTTCGACAGACGAAGAAGTGCTCCTGAT AATGTGGAATTACTGTTAAAGCCTTTGAATTTACATCCAGTCCAGTCAAAGACAATAATTGACAAGTTTGCTGCTGTGGGAATACTCCAG GGATACCTGGATTATGTTAACAGGAAGATGAAGTTGGAAGCAGCAGAGTAA